The following is a genomic window from Thermodesulfovibrionales bacterium.
AATCATAATTTTCAGAAAGGATCTCTCTGCCCTCTCTATCTTCGAGAGTCAATCTTCCTGCAAGCATCAGGCCACTGTAAAGATTGAATTCTGCTTTAGAGGTTTTTGAAGAGATTCTCAGCCATACAGGCAAAGCCCTGTCCTCTCCGATACCACCATTAACCGGTCCATCTTCATCAAGACGAAATCTTTTAGATTGATATCCTGCTCCTGTACCAAGTGTGAATCTGTTAAATTTATAGGACAGCTCTATACCTGCCGGTCCTGCTGGTCCTGTTTGTTGAGAATTTGCTATTCTTAATCGATCTGTTATTCTCCAGTTAATAATCATAACAGGGAATATGGATATTTTTTCTGGTTTGCTGAATATACCGGCACCAAGGCCAAGGGTGAGTGATGGAGAGAAACGGTAGGATGTCCATGTAATAGCTCCGTATTCAAGAGATTCTGAAAGCTCAGCACCTGTTTCTGCTGATATGCCAGAGTATGGTGAAACAAAGACCTTAAATCCATCAGCAGGCTCAATGATAAAGCTTACGGACAACTTTACTGAATGGATATCACCCCAGGGATCTTCAATCAGGCCCTTCATTCTGCCTGAAAAGGAGTAAGAACTGTATTCATAATTTAGACCAAATCCAGCAGTCAGCCTCTCGTTTATCCTTCTATTCCAGTCTATCCCTGATTCCATGCTCTGAAGATTAAATCTGCTTCTATCTGAAATATTAGAATTCAATCTGTATAAATACAGAAAGTTTACTGACAGGCCATCCTTCCTATTTTCAATATTCCTTGGCTCGCTCTCTGCTGAAGTTATTGATCCTGCAAAGATCATTAATAACAGAACGATAAATTTAATGATTATCATCTAACAAGCTACTCCTTTCTTTGTTACAAAACTTTTACACATGGTTTCTGAGCATTAGTTCAACAGGATGGGGGTTGAGATAGTACTGCCTGGAAAGGTATTCTATGTTGAATTTGCGTACATAATGTCTTATGAGCGTTATAGGAACTACGAGTGGTATATAACCTTTATGATAATTTTCAATGATTTCAAGAAGTTCCTCTTTTTCATCCTTGTTCAGCAGTTTCCTGAAATATCCCATTATATGGAGAAGCACATTAGTATTCTTTTTTACAGTAGCGATTAACCTAAGACACTCCATAAGGTTAGAAATATATTCTGATTTTATATTCTCTAGATTTCCCTTTTTATGAGATGCCAGAAGATTACCAAGAATTTTATAATGTTTAGGGCTGTGGGCAAGAATAAGAAATTTGTGATCTCTATGAAATTCAATAATTTCCTTTATCTTTGAACCTGTCTTTTTGAGATCCTGCCACCTTTTATAGACAAATATTCTCTCTATGAAATTTTCTCTTAAAACAGGATTGTTCAACCTGCCATCGTCCTCAACCGGAATAAGAGGGAACCTTCTGATAAAGGCTGCAGCAAATAGACCTATACCAGTGCGAGAAGGAATGCCTGATGGTCCGTAAACTCTAACGTTCCGCAGTCCTGAGCTTGGAGAATTACTTTTAAAAACAAATCCACAGAGTTCTTCTTTTTCAAGTTCGTCAAGTTTGCTCTTTATCCATCTCCTCATTCCGTCTGTATGGTCAATGCCTGTTCTGGATTCAATAAGTCTCGGATTATCAGGACTACCGTAGAGCCGCAGCGACTGTCTGGGGACGGGCAGGCCATATTCTACCTCGGGACATACTGGCACCCATTCAACAAATCTGCCGAGGGTATATTTCAGAAAATGATTGAGTTTATGGCTGCCATCATAGCGTACCCTTTCTCCCAGAAGACAGCTGCTTATGCCGATTTTTATGCCCTTCATTGAATTTTTTGCTCTGCAGATCTCTTTAATTCATTCAAAAATTTTAAAGTAACATTTTGAAGTATTTTTTTTATTAAAAGCTCTGAAATCAGAGGAATGAAAATGCCTGAAATTTTTTCCCTGCTTATGACCTTTGTTGCTGATCCATATTCTTCAAACAAAAACTCATGCCTGGCACTTACCCAAAATTTGGAACCTTTCCATACAATCCTCTTCATGGGCTCAATCGCCTCAACAAAGGGTTTCATTGAAACGGGAATAGTGAAGGCTCTTAAACAGAAACTGAATGATTTGCCCTCCTCGATTCTTTTGCTTTCTGAGAAAGCATATTGAACTATACTGGTCCAGTCATTCCAGCATGTAAGATCAGTGAAGGTGCTCCAGACCTTACGGATATCAGCATTTATCTCAATTGATGCTTCAATTATCATCAGAGGCTCTTTGCTCCCGGGCCTTCCTTCTCCTCTGAAAGGGCGATCCTTACAGCTTCTTTAAAAGGAGTTTTCTTAATTGATACAAATTTATCAATTTCATTATCCCTGCATATGACCTCGTTTTTAAGCCCCTCTATCAGAGGGTGGGCAATTCCCGATGGCACAGGCGTAACAAGATCTACCCAGTAAGCTGAAAGAAGAGGAGTCAGAAAAGGTACCGTGAATATCAATCTCCGCGGAAGACCTCGAACCTCTGCGTATTGATGAATCATTTCCCTGTAAGTGAGAATATCCGGACCTCCGATGTCAAATGAATATCCTGCTGTAGCGGAATTAAGAAGGCAGCCGACAAGATAGGCTAGGACATCCCTTATTGCAATGGGTTGGATCTTAGTGTCTATCCATTTAGGACAGACCATTACAGGAAGCCTCTCAACCAGATAGCGTAGCATCTCAAAGGATGCACTTCCAGCTCCTATTATTATGGCTGCCCTTAATATTGTAGCTCTGGGTTTTCCTGAACTGAGAATTTCTCCAACCTCTGCCCTGCTTCTTAGGTGCTCCGATAGATTATCTCCCATCTCACCGAGACCGCCAAGATAAATGACCCTTCTTAGGGATAAATTGTTTGCAGCACCTATAAAGTTTCTGGCGGCTATCTTGTCCTTAATGGCGAATTCTCTGTTTATAAATATACTTTTACCGCCCATAGAATGAACTAAATAATAAGCTGTATGAATACCTTCAAGGGCCTTATCAATGCCCCTGCCTGAAACAAGGTCACCCTGAAAGATCTCTATATCACCCTTGAGGGATGAGAAAATAGAGGCCTTTGATTTTTCCCGTACAAAGAGTCTCAATCTTACATTTTGTTTAAGGAGTTCAGGAATCAGTCTGCTTCCCACAAACCCTGTAGCTCCCAAAATTAATACACGGTCATCAGGTGAAAGTGATAGATAATTCATTATCCCTCCAGCCATCTCTTTATATATTCATCGACATCGAATTTATTTCTACATCCATTATAGCTCATATATCTTATCTTCCCAAAGATCTTTCTCTCAGGCCAGGGTCTGTCATGAACTCCACCTATGCTCCAGGCTATTGCTGTAAAGCCATTGGGATCATATCCATCAATTTCATATTTGTCATTAAGATAGATTGCAAATTCCAAAGCCTGTTCAGGTGATTCTGTCCATTCAAGGATCTTTTTTGCCCAGTACATCCTCATGTAGCCATGCATCTTACCTGTTTTTATCATCTGTAACTGAGCAGCATTCCATAAAGGATCATGGGTGGCTGCCCGTTCAAAATCATTAAGGTCATAGAGATAAAGCCTCTTGTCATTTCTATGCTTGTTTAATGTCTGTTTTGCCCATTCAGGAAATCCATTAAAATTATCGTATTCTTTATTGTAGAAGCAAAAATTTTCTGCAAGCTCTCTTCTAATTATCAATTCTTCAAGGAAGGCCTCCTTTGATTTTTTATCAGAATCTATTTTAATAACCTCCAGTGCGACTCTCTGAGCAGAAATTTGCCCGAAATGCAGGTAGGGTGATAGGTTAGATTGGAAATTATATACAGGATTATTTCGCATCTCTGCATATCTTTTAAGCTTACTTTCTAAAAAATCTTTTAATTTTTCCATGCCTGAGTTGCTTCCAGGTTTTAGCCAAGAAATAATCGTTAATTCATTACCCTGTTCAAACTTCTTAAGTAACCCCTCCCAGTCAATACTCTGAATACTTCCTCTTAAAGTGAAGGGATGTCTTACGAGGGATGGAATATCACTTAGAAATTCCGGCAGAAGTCTCTTTATCTTTGGTCTAATGGTATATGCAGCGTATTCCTGTTTAGGGGAAACAATCCAGGGAGGTATTATATTATGAGCATCAACTTCATAAAGGGGTATATTTATTTTTTGAGCTACAGATTCTCTTAATCTTCTTGCATCTTTTAATGGATCAAAGTCTGTTATGACTATGCCTATATCATGTTCCTTTATGAAAGAGGGTATCGTGAATTCAGGATTTCCCTGGATTAGAAAAAATGGTATGTTATGCTCATGAAGGTCCTGTTCCACTTCCTGAAGACCACGAAGCATAAATATAAAATGCCGGTTTGACCTGCGGGGATAATAATTAAAAAAACAAAATAAAACAACAAGGGGAACCTTCCTTTCGATAGCTATTTTCTGTGCATAAAGGAGTGCCCAGTTATCACGGACCCTCTGATCTCTGTTCATCCAGTAAAGAACCGGTCCCTCTTTTGCCGGTCCTTCTTTAAGAGGCCTTACCCTTTTATAATTGATGATATGCATGATTAGAAAATTATAAATATTTTTATTCTAAAATAATACATGTGCAGGTGTGTTATAATACAAATGTGATGAGGATGAATAAAACTAAAGAGCTTCTTTTAATTGCATCCATAATGTTTTTACAGGCATGCTCTACAGCTACGAAAAATCCTTTGCCTCCTCTTGAGGTTGTTCCTTTTGTAGACCTTACAAGGTATACAGGAGTCTGGTATGAAATCAGCAGGTATCCTCATCCCTTTCAGGAAGGATGCGTTGGTAGCAGAGCAACATACACACTCAGAAAAGATGGAAAAATTGATGTAATCAACGAATGCTATGACGGATCATTCAGCGGAAAGTTAAGAAGAGTTAAGGGTACTGCCAAGGTTATTGATAAAAGCACTAATGCCAGGCTGAAGGTATCTTTTTTCTGGCCCTTTTATGGAGATTACTGGATAATTGACCTCGGCAAGAATTATGAATATGCTGTTGTAGGACATCCAACAAGAAAATACCTGTGGATACTTAGCAGAGAGAAGACCATGGACGAAAAACTCTACAGTGAAATACTTCAAAGGCTTGAAGCAAAGGGCTACGACACAACAAAACTTATAAAAACTTTACAGGAGTAAACAATGACACTAAAAGAGTATTTTGAAAACATTACTGGAACGGGAATATTATCATCGGCAGACAGAAGCGGCAAAGTCACAATCGCAATTTACTCAGTCCCTAGAGTCATGGATGACGGGACTGTCTGTTTTATCATGCGAGAAAGGCTGACCTACAAAAATCTTCTTGAAAATCCCCATGCGGCATTCATGTTCATTGAAGATGGTGCAAGCTACAGAGGTATCAGATTATTCCTGACCAAAGTTAGAGAAGACCATAATGAAGAATTGATTAAAAAAATGACTCGCAGATATCTTACTCCTGAGGAAGATGAGGCGAAGGGTCCAAAACATTTAGTAATATTCAGAGTAGATAAGATCCTTCCACTTATAGGAGATGGTGATACAGGTATAAGAGCTATATGAATGACTTGTAATTTTTAAGCAATTTTTATTCCTTAATTAAAAGACTCGGCATTAGAGCAAGCTTTCAATACTGTTTTCATCGTGAAGGTAAAAGTGCAGTAGAGATTACAGCCTCTCTTTTTCTCAAAAAGTATAAAAGAGATTTTTCCTGATACAGGAATAAAAAATGTTATAATAATGAACCATGAAACATACAGTAATAGGTCTTATACTCGGTGCAACTCCTGTTGTGAAGGCAGTGATGCTTATCCTTTTTATTTTCTCTATACTATCATGGTTCATTATATTTTATAAATTTAAATATTTCAGGCAGGCAAAGAAAGAAAATGAGGAATTCATAAAGGCATTTATGAAGAAAGGTGAACCCCTCCAGCTTTTTCAGCTTTCAAGAAAGCTCAGGGTTAGTCCAATAGCTGGTGTTTTCAGGAATGTCTTCAATGAAGAAGGATATGCCTCTAAAACAGAACTTGAACGCAATATAAAAAGATATGAAGCCCTCGAGATAGCAAGACTTGAGCAGTATCTCAATTTTCTTGCCACTGCTGGCTCTACATCTCCTTTTATAGGACTATTTGGTACTGTATGGGGTATAATGCATTCCTTTATGGGAATTGGTGCTCAGGGTTCTGCAAGTCTTGCAGTGGTTGCACCGGGTATTGCGGAGGCACTTATCGCTACAGCCCTTGGCCTTCTTGTAGCTATACCTGCTGTTATTGCCTACAATTACTATCTCAGCATGGCAAGAAAACTTACCATAGAGATGGAGGATTTTTCAGAAGAGATACTTGAATTATTATCCAATATTTCTACAGAGTCACAAATGCCAGGTCATAAGTCACGTGGATCTCTTTGATTTTTGGCCTGTCATATATACTTAGAGGTTAGTATGGCATATCTCAGAAGAAACAGAGAAAGAGAGGTAATGTCTGAGATAAATGTAACGCCTTTTGTGGATGTGATGCTCGTGCTCCTTGTGATATTCATGGTTACTGCACCCCTGATGCAGCAAGGCATAGATGTGGCCCTTCCGAAGGCAAAAGGTAAAGAGCTTCCTCCTGAGGAGAGATTAGTAGTCACAGTAAACTCTGATGGAAAAATATATCTGAATGATGTGCCTGTTAATCTCTCTTCACTCAAAGAGAAGCTTTCTCTTTTATCAAAAAAGAATCCAGAGGTCTTTCTGAGAGCAGACAGATCTGTGTCTTATGGCTTTGTGGCCGAGCTAATGGCAGAGATAAGGGATGCCGGCATAGAGAAAATTGGCCTTATAACGGAACCCAAGAGGGAGTAATGACCGTACTTCCTCTGGACTCCAGGGTCAGGATTAAAAAATATAGAACTTCTGTTGCCTTTGAAGCTAGCCTCAGGCTGATGAGTTTCGCCTTTTCATTTTTTCTTCACCTGTTCATTGCAGGGATGATTTTACTTTTTCAGAGTAAGACTCTAATTAAAGAAAGGGAAAGATTCATAACTGTGAGCATCCTTAAAGGTTCACAGGTTTTCAGTCCTGAGTCAGGGATAAAAGGCGAGTTACAGGGAAGGGCAAGCCCATCAGCTATAAATGATTCTGAAAAAGGGAAGACCGAATCACTGGCCCAAGACATAGCTGATCAGATTGTAGAGGAAAGACTCCATGCCATTAGGGCAAAAAAACGTATAGAAAAAATAGCAAGACTCAGGACAGTAATCACTCAAGAGGGAAATCAGTCAGAATACAGAGGTCAGAAATCAGAGTCTAAAGAAAGGGCAGAGTCAAGAAATAATCTTACAGTTGCGAGCTCTCAATCTTCCCTCTCGGAATATACTGCAATAATCGCAAAGATTATCAGGACAAACTGGCATTATCCTGAAATTGCAAGGAAAGGTCTGACGGGAACAGTAATAATCTATGTTGGCAGGGATGGTGTTATAAAAACAATTGATTTTAAGACATCTGGCGATAGGTTGTTTGATTACTCTTTAAAAAATGCCTTACAGAGGTCTTCCCCCCTTCCTCCGCCACCTGAAGAACTGGAAATTGAATTGAGGTTTACAAGATGAGACCTTTTATCAAACTCTTCAAAACATTCCTTTTGATCGGGATCTTTTCTGTTATCCCTCTGAGTGGTAAGGCTCATGGAAGACTCTTTATAGAGCTGAGCGAACCAAATCCAAGGCCTCTTCTCCTTGGAATACAGGTTTACAGTGAAGATTCTTCATTAAAAAAAGAGAGCAGGGAATTATATTCTATTATAGCTAATGATCTTGTTTATACCGGTCTTTTTTCATCCATAGATGAAAGACTCTTTCTTGAGCCTTCCCAGGCATTTTTTAAACCAGAGAACTGGAAACCTCTTGGTGCAGATGCGGTGGTAAAGGTAAGAATTTCACTCACAGATAAGATTCTTAAGGCAGTACTGTCTCTTTATGATGTCCATGAGGGACTACAGATAATGAAGAAGGAATATTCAGGGGAAATAACCCTTCTCAGGTCTCTCGGTCATGCAATCGCAAGGGATGTATATAAAAAATTCACAGACAGGGATCCTCCTTTTGAGGCAAAGATACTCTATGTAGGAATGGTTGATGGTAAGAAGTCTCTTTTTGTTATGGACTGGGACGGAGCAAGGCTCAGAAGGCTGGGTATCACTGCAGAGACCATTATCTCTCCATGCTGGTTTGAGGAAGAGAGATTGCTTGCCTATACAATGCGAGAAGGAAAAAAATGGAGTATAAAGGTTGTTGATTTTAATTCCATGATGCAAAAAACGGTTTTTGAATCTCAGAGCCTTGCTATAGCAGGAGATTTCCTTGATAGAAAAACCCTCTTGCTCACCCATACAGAGTCTGATAATCAGGATATATTTATTCTGGATACCGAGACAGGAAAGACAAAAAAACTGATTACCGGATACGGTATAGATATCGATCCTGCTATTTCTCCTAGAAAGGATAAGCTACTTTTTGTTTCGGACAGGAGTGGTTCACCACAGATTTACATAGCAGAGCTTTCTGGCTATAATATTAAAAGATTAACCTACAGGGGTAATTACAACACATCAGCAAGATGGTCACCTTCCGGTGACTCCTTTATATATGTTGGCACAGTGAACGGAAAGAATCAGATTTTTTTACAGAGATTTGACAGCAGTGAGCCAGTTCAGCTTACTGATAGAGGGAATAATGAAGAACCCTCTTTTTCTCCTGATGGAAGATACATTACCTTTTCATCAGATAGAGACGGGACATGGAAAATATATATAATGAGGCTTGATGGCTCTGGCCAGAAAGCGCTGAGCACGGGCTATGGAATGAGCCCTGTATGGATTAAATAACAGGAGGTGTGAGAAATGCATAATTCGAGATTTTATGGAAGTAAAATAACAATCTACAGTAGCCTGTTTGTCATTCTGTTAACCCCTTTTGTTATGAGCAGCTGTGCTCCTAGAAAGGTTGTTCAGAAGGAGGCCGAGACAGCTCCTCAGGTTGAAAGAAAGCCAGAGGCAGCACAGCCTGAAGCTGAAAAGATAAAAGCTCCAGGTCCAGAGGTTATTACAGAAAAACCTGTCACTGAGGAAGTCCAGGTGGCTAAAAAAGAAGAGAAAGCCATAGCAAAGAAGACAGAGTTTCCTGATATATATTTTGATTTTGATAAATATGATATAAGGCCAGATGCAAAACCTGTTCTTGAAAAACTCGCCTCATGGCTCAAATCAAACCCAAAAGCAAAGGTCCTTATAGAAGGGCATTGTGATGAGAGGGGTACGAATCAATATAACTTAGCTCTTGGCGAGAGAAGGGCTAATGCAGCAAAGAATTATTTAATGGCTCTTGGTATCTCATCTTCGAGGATAGAAACAGTCACCTATGGAGAAGAGAGACCGCTCTGCAGAGAGCAGACGGAGGAATGCTGGCAGCTAAACAGGAGGGCCCACTTTGTTATATATGAATAAAGATAATGTCCAATTTTCAGAATATCCTTCAGTCATGGTTAGGATCAAGTATTTCATAAAAAAAACCATCCGCCTCATGGCTGCTGCTCTTTTTCTCTGCTGTACTGGACTCAACACCAGCTGTGTTACGGTAACAAGTGATTATGATACACTTAAATCCGATGTTAATATGCTCAAAAGAGATCTCTATGAGATGAAAGTAGCCCTTGCAGATTTAAAGAAAAATCTTGACGAAATTCAGACTGTTGTCAGGGCAGGTGGTACAGAACAGACTAAGGCACTGACAGAATCACAGATTGCGTTATTGAATAAACTCAATTCACTCACAGCAGAGCTTGCAGAAATAAGGGCAAGGTTTGAAGAGCAGAGACATTTTTCGGATAAATTTCTTTCAGAATCACGGCAATCCAATGAGAGGCTGCAGGCAAGATTGGAAGGGCTGGAGTTAATCACAAAGGACCTACAGAGGAAAATAGATACGCTGGAGACTCAGGCAAGGTCAATAAAATCAGAGATATCGCCACAAC
Proteins encoded in this region:
- the tolR gene encoding protein TolR yields the protein MAYLRRNREREVMSEINVTPFVDVMLVLLVIFMVTAPLMQQGIDVALPKAKGKELPPEERLVVTVNSDGKIYLNDVPVNLSSLKEKLSLLSKKNPEVFLRADRSVSYGFVAELMAEIRDAGIEKIGLITEPKRE
- a CDS encoding deoxyribodipyrimidine photo-lyase, giving the protein MHIINYKRVRPLKEGPAKEGPVLYWMNRDQRVRDNWALLYAQKIAIERKVPLVVLFCFFNYYPRRSNRHFIFMLRGLQEVEQDLHEHNIPFFLIQGNPEFTIPSFIKEHDIGIVITDFDPLKDARRLRESVAQKINIPLYEVDAHNIIPPWIVSPKQEYAAYTIRPKIKRLLPEFLSDIPSLVRHPFTLRGSIQSIDWEGLLKKFEQGNELTIISWLKPGSNSGMEKLKDFLESKLKRYAEMRNNPVYNFQSNLSPYLHFGQISAQRVALEVIKIDSDKKSKEAFLEELIIRRELAENFCFYNKEYDNFNGFPEWAKQTLNKHRNDKRLYLYDLNDFERAATHDPLWNAAQLQMIKTGKMHGYMRMYWAKKILEWTESPEQALEFAIYLNDKYEIDGYDPNGFTAIAWSIGGVHDRPWPERKIFGKIRYMSYNGCRNKFDVDEYIKRWLEG
- a CDS encoding pyridoxamine 5'-phosphate oxidase family protein, producing the protein MTLKEYFENITGTGILSSADRSGKVTIAIYSVPRVMDDGTVCFIMRERLTYKNLLENPHAAFMFIEDGASYRGIRLFLTKVREDHNEELIKKMTRRYLTPEEDEAKGPKHLVIFRVDKILPLIGDGDTGIRAI
- a CDS encoding DUF523 and DUF1722 domain-containing protein, producing the protein MKGIKIGISSCLLGERVRYDGSHKLNHFLKYTLGRFVEWVPVCPEVEYGLPVPRQSLRLYGSPDNPRLIESRTGIDHTDGMRRWIKSKLDELEKEELCGFVFKSNSPSSGLRNVRVYGPSGIPSRTGIGLFAAAFIRRFPLIPVEDDGRLNNPVLRENFIERIFVYKRWQDLKKTGSKIKEIIEFHRDHKFLILAHSPKHYKILGNLLASHKKGNLENIKSEYISNLMECLRLIATVKKNTNVLLHIMGYFRKLLNKDEKEELLEIIENYHKGYIPLVVPITLIRHYVRKFNIEYLSRQYYLNPHPVELMLRNHV
- the pal gene encoding peptidoglycan-associated lipoprotein Pal — protein: MHNSRFYGSKITIYSSLFVILLTPFVMSSCAPRKVVQKEAETAPQVERKPEAAQPEAEKIKAPGPEVITEKPVTEEVQVAKKEEKAIAKKTEFPDIYFDFDKYDIRPDAKPVLEKLASWLKSNPKAKVLIEGHCDERGTNQYNLALGERRANAAKNYLMALGISSSRIETVTYGEERPLCREQTEECWQLNRRAHFVIYE
- a CDS encoding lipocalin family protein encodes the protein MNKTKELLLIASIMFLQACSTATKNPLPPLEVVPFVDLTRYTGVWYEISRYPHPFQEGCVGSRATYTLRKDGKIDVINECYDGSFSGKLRRVKGTAKVIDKSTNARLKVSFFWPFYGDYWIIDLGKNYEYAVVGHPTRKYLWILSREKTMDEKLYSEILQRLEAKGYDTTKLIKTLQE
- a CDS encoding NAD(P)H-binding protein produces the protein MNYLSLSPDDRVLILGATGFVGSRLIPELLKQNVRLRLFVREKSKASIFSSLKGDIEIFQGDLVSGRGIDKALEGIHTAYYLVHSMGGKSIFINREFAIKDKIAARNFIGAANNLSLRRVIYLGGLGEMGDNLSEHLRSRAEVGEILSSGKPRATILRAAIIIGAGSASFEMLRYLVERLPVMVCPKWIDTKIQPIAIRDVLAYLVGCLLNSATAGYSFDIGGPDILTYREMIHQYAEVRGLPRRLIFTVPFLTPLLSAYWVDLVTPVPSGIAHPLIEGLKNEVICRDNEIDKFVSIKKTPFKEAVRIALSEEKEGPGAKSL
- the tolQ gene encoding protein TolQ — translated: MKHTVIGLILGATPVVKAVMLILFIFSILSWFIIFYKFKYFRQAKKENEEFIKAFMKKGEPLQLFQLSRKLRVSPIAGVFRNVFNEEGYASKTELERNIKRYEALEIARLEQYLNFLATAGSTSPFIGLFGTVWGIMHSFMGIGAQGSASLAVVAPGIAEALIATALGLLVAIPAVIAYNYYLSMARKLTIEMEDFSEEILELLSNISTESQMPGHKSRGSL
- a CDS encoding SRPBCC domain-containing protein translates to MIIEASIEINADIRKVWSTFTDLTCWNDWTSIVQYAFSESKRIEEGKSFSFCLRAFTIPVSMKPFVEAIEPMKRIVWKGSKFWVSARHEFLFEEYGSATKVISREKISGIFIPLISELLIKKILQNVTLKFLNELKRSAEQKIQ
- a CDS encoding TonB C-terminal domain-containing protein → MTVLPLDSRVRIKKYRTSVAFEASLRLMSFAFSFFLHLFIAGMILLFQSKTLIKERERFITVSILKGSQVFSPESGIKGELQGRASPSAINDSEKGKTESLAQDIADQIVEERLHAIRAKKRIEKIARLRTVITQEGNQSEYRGQKSESKERAESRNNLTVASSQSSLSEYTAIIAKIIRTNWHYPEIARKGLTGTVIIYVGRDGVIKTIDFKTSGDRLFDYSLKNALQRSSPLPPPPEELEIELRFTR